The DNA sequence agttttgtatacactttataAACGTGGCTACTGCTGCACTGGGCCCTGAAGGTCTTGCCCTTGCTTTTTAAGAAGAATGATCTGTGAATTGTATACTACACTCAGAGTCAAGCtgtctcctcttcttttctccctttcagtCCCTCCCACATGGAGTGTAACCAATGACCCAGCATTCAGTCGTAAACCACGGTGTGCTAAATCTGAGCAAATGCAGCACTGCAGCTGTGAAGCAGGCTTCCATATGAGTGGCACCTCAGAAAATAGCATCTGTCAAGGTAAGAGATTCATTGAATGACACACCTGCAGAGCCAACATTCACAACCTTCCCAATTAAATGTTTAATCCTATTTCAACTGCAGAATATGGTGGTGATGTTAACATGATGTCAAGCGATCATGTATGTAGTACTTTAACATAAGAATTGAAGGAAAGGACTGAGAGATCAGACGCAAAACCTGTCTCGTCCACAATCTTGATTCCTACTGTAGCTGACCAGAAACCTATAGGAAGGCCACAAGCAAGACGCAGGAGTAATAGACGTCTCCTGGTCTTATTCCATCCCAAGTTATTTAAAGTATACTGTCTCTCAACTTGCTTGGAACATATATATGTTGAGTTTCCCATATCTGAAATGCTCAGgagcagaagtgtttgggatttctttttctttttgattttggaatatagAATGAGAAATCTTGAAACTAGGATCCAAGTGTAAACAGGGAGTTCATTTAAGTTTTGTATATACTTTATAaacgtagcctgaaggtaattttatacaaatatttttattaattttgtgcatgaaacaagatTTGCATGGacattcagaaagcaaaggtgtcactatctcagccacccatgtggagaattttgttttttggagtattttggattttgatattccAGAAAAGGGAGAATCAATTTGTAGTTAATGGCCATTAGTTGTGTGTAAAGTCTCTGAGATTccagtggtgtgtgtgtacaaaatTGAATTGAGTAGCCCCACAACATCCATATTCacctagggcaggggtaggcaacctgcggcccgcgggccgaatgcggcccggcaaggccttgggaccggccccagcccggtcctgccgccaattgccaccggggcctttggcgtctcacacgaggggcatggtggggcaattgtctatagaagcctcagaaacatgcatttatcttaacatttttttaaaaaatcagaaatttttttcgcatgtcctccattttttatttaaaaagtgccctccatttgaaaattttgtcctacatttgtcccggtttatttatttatttaattttttaaaaaattatttaattatttaattattggcttcggccccccagttgtctgagggacagcaacccagcccccggctcaaaagggttgcctacccctgacctagggGTTGCTGTGACCAGGGGTGTCACTAGATGGCATGGGGTTTCAGACTGCAGTAGGTAACACCataagggggggtgacaccactgttcctcaatcatctgccttttggcagcaatgggctgtggtgttcgcctgtgtccctttaaaacactgataagatggtgtgagtgggaaaggctcagtggaaggagaagggagaggcctcaagtttttaaaatgtgttaaatttaaaatgtgttaaaatttaaattaaaaaaataaaaattaattttaaaattcttttaaaattttcttttaaaatcagttcTTAcgcaattttcactttaactacatgaaacacacatgtaaatacatttagactgtgcatatgattttataatttcaaggtataattctaattttgttagctgtttatcccacaactattgctattacattcagtgatatacaggaattaggatttatgagtaacattagcctTACATTAGTAAGGCTTCTGAATGGTGTGGTATGGCAGAAGGTCAAtagagggtgacaccatgagttaccgcatcgGGTAATGTCAGCCCTAGCAATGCCACTCAGTGTAGCATTACAATATATGGGTACCCATTGTACATTGCTGGAATGACTGATGCATCATGGCCCAATGTACCGTGTGCACTGATGCACATCAGGGATCTACAGTGCACAGCCAGACACCACGTAAGAAATGCCAGagcacataacaataataataaaattttatttatataccgccctgtggcgaatcaatccgggtggtttacaacaggAGTGCCCAATGTGTATCAAAAATTCCTGATGCACATCTGAAGTGTACAATGCCCATTGGAGTACTTTTGCCATTGCCAGcatatgcatctttgcaattcacaaACAGAGTTTCTTTGAATTTTAGCAATAAAACTATGAATTCATAAAGTTACAAAATGTAGACTGTGGCATAGGATCTTGCcctatattttaaaatcagtctgTACAATTGATATACTTGCAACAATAAAATGCATGCCATTAATCAGTTAATGCATCAgtaacagtttcccagaggggGGGGAATCCTCCCCCTCCAAATGCTGGTTATGCCATGAAACAAACTATTTATGCTTGAAGAAATATGCAAgactatttttttcttcctgctgcagatGTGAATGAATGTAAAGTTTACAAGCTGGAGGGAGCCCCACGTCTCTGTATGCACACCTGCATCAACATTCCTGGCTCATACCGCTGCTCCTGCCCCAATGGATACAGGCTCTTCGGTGATGGGAAAAGCTGCGAAGGTGACACATAGTTTTACAATTGCTAAGTGTGTAGCAGATGGCATTTCACAGAAGCggtagaatcttttttttttttttgcagcagtATGCACAGCCACTATCCTTGCCAAATTGGTGCAGTTGGAAGATATGGGATATGGGAAGGTGTGAGGTTTGCATACCCAGTGTTACTTTGCAACCTGTAATCCTATACATACTCTCCTGGGAGTATGTCCCATCATActcaatagtatttacatttcacTAGATCTGTCTAGAATGACACTGTTAATCTTCCTTTTAATTAACAAAGTTATAGCAATCCCAGCCTCAGAAATGAATCTGGCTATCACAGGACCTTGATCTTGCCCTCTGAGACTCTACAAGGACATGCTACCTTTGCAAGGACACCATAAATCAGTGGTTTTTATGTAAATTTTTCCCATTCTAAAAGTATAAAATGCCTCTCTTTAGGTTTATTTAttgagattatcagatggggagaAAAGCCGGGAGTAAAAGATATACTCCTGGCAAAGGTGTGCGATCATGCTGAAGACTTTCGGACACACTGCACTTATCCagacttaacccatgaaaatccaggaatgctccagtaaCAAACCATTAATAGGAAAGTCCTAggaatagtttgttgctggagcattcctggatcttcatgggttaagtcctggataagtgcgacattgtctgaaaatcttccccACGATTGtgtgactttgctgggagtatgccatttccccccctgatttcccccatctgataatcttctaAAAACTTTAAGAGGAAATATACAATTGGAGTTGATACAActgcaatggcatggacaatcctaactttagtagtTAGTGTTATgtttttgcactttaggatcttgtttaattctttcatagctacccttcccagttctggtctttttctgatttcttgactgcagtctccactctgatcaatgttcGATCCAAGGAATGGGAATTCTttcattatttctattttatcattatctaggatgaatgtagcccttctgtggtcattatttttgtgttcttaatcttcagcattaagcctaccatAGCATTTTCTTCTTGACTTTCTTttataattgttccaggtctttgttgttttcggctagtagtattgtgtcgtCTGCGTATCTTAAATTGTGAATGTTTCTTCCtccgatcttcactcctcctgcctctgaatctaaacctgctctgcgTATGAGAATTTCTGCATATAggctgaacagatagggtgatagaatgcatccttgtctgactcctttgtcagttgggaaccattctgtttctctgtatttggTTCTGACTGCAGTATCATGTCCTGATAATCAGGTGAAGTGGCACGTTCATTTCTCTAGCAAGccacagcttttcatgatctgtgcagacCAATGctttgctgtaatcaataaagcacatgctgattttcttctggaattatCTTGTGTGCTTCATTATCCAttttatatttgcaatgtgattccctagtgcctcttcctttcctgaaacctgcttgcacctctgggatccCTTGCttcatatatggtaggagtctatCCTGCAGGATTTTGAGTGTTGTTTTGCTTGTGTGAGAAATTAGTACAGTGGTCCTGTAATTACTGCAATCttctgtgtcttctttttttgtgaacaggaaagtatattgagtgtttccaatccATGGACCACTATTTCGTTTCCCATGTTTGTTGGTATGTTTTAGTTGGAACTGAACTTGTTGCCTTATACGTAATCAAAACATTGGTTGAGATAGATCGGTATTAACTGCCAGCCCTATCTCAAAGCTTCATGCAGCCCTGCTGGGAGATGCTGGGAATGAGACTGGGGCCTTTTGCAttcataggcccttatcagatgagtgtggaactgggggtcttctgcactgggcgattcgaattcacgtcataacgcaatgtactgtcatacctgggaatccttccgcattggcaggattcaaattggccaatctgcattttcgcgaagtgcattcagtgcagaatgttttgtcacaccggtgctcaacatgaggattggccgattcatatcggccgcctcgcacatgctcagtggtgccctgcatgggttgcgaccttaaacgcttccggggtgaaaggggaggtcccgtcatgacagcccggtaaacagctggagagccagctcatgcacattaacgatcgtgatacaacgtgcccgttactgtttcctctctacattcctgcttggttttaacgtaaccatgaccttcccttgcaacaaattagcaatgcccggttctgcgtgtgtgtgtgtgtgagtgtgtgtgtatgtattctggggggggaggagcagttccagcggctgtcaaagaggctggatggccatctgtcaatggggatgctttgattaagagttcctgcatggcagaaggaggttggactggatggcctttcttggggtcgccgtgattccagcggcttcctcctcctcctcccggcttgggatccagcctgggctgcatcccaggcagggaacaggcgcggggccactagaatcgcggcgatcgccgccgttccagcagcctcctcctcctcctcccggcttgagaggcatccctggctgcatcccaggcaggaaaCAGGCGCGGGGctgctagaatcgcggcgatcgccgccgttccagcggcctcctcctcctcctcccagcttgagaggcagcctaggctggctcccaagccgggaggaggaggaggaggctgctggaaccgcgattccagcggccccccccgcacctcttccctgcctgggatgcagccagggatgcctctcaagccgggaggaggaggaggaggccgctggaatggcggcgatcgccacgattctagcggccccgtgcctgttccctgcctgggcctctcaagccgggaggaggaggaggaggccgctggaaccgcccccgcccccccgcttccctggaaccggcaagaggaaagacccaccggaagtaaaaattggaatctgggggtcttgcgatggagttcaggactgggcattcataccagacccattcgcactgagatcgaacagagaaaaaatccggatatcgccaatccccttatcagcgcactggccaacacgctccaaaacgaggagccagtacgcattcagttcggcagctcgcgcattcacgtgagtgcggattgggccattcgaatgctggtatgatggtactttgcgaaataacgcgaattcgaaccacccagtgcgcaaaacccccagttccacactcatctgataagggccagagGCTGTGTTCTGCCATTGAGTTATGATTCCATGCAAAAAAGCAGGATGTCTCTAATTGTTTTTCTTCTGGTGGTCCTCTGATGCTGGCAGTGACTAAAATTATAGTTCTGACTTCCCCAAATAATGTTTTTACTTCCAAATTTGCGAGCCAATACCTTCATTTTGCCCTCCTTATGGCTACTTCCCTGCTACTTGTCCTCAGGTGCAATGGAGAACATTATTCTATTGCCTGTCTCTGACTGTGGAATGGGAAAAGTTTGCACCATCTTGTCCTTAGCcttaagcagcaaaatgtcttagacTGATCCTGAGTGTGTCCATGAGCATATGTTGGTTGCCTTTTACTTGCCTCCTAACATGTTTGGATCCACATATCAGTATCTCCTATAGCTTCTCACTAGATCGATTTTTGTGCTTGTGAATGATATGAAACACTAACAAGCTGGGCTTAGTATCAATGGCCATGCAACAAGCCAGATTTTTGTGATAGTTTGTCAAGCACCATCATGACTTAAAATACTAACTGTGACTACCAAGAGAGTTGGACCCTCAAACAAGGTATACATTGTAGTGTAGCTTAAGgtatgttggaaggtatgaaggTGACGTGCCAAGAGCTGTTAGGAATTCAATAGTGATATTGTCCCCATGAAACATGCGGTCTGTCTGCCTGGGAtgcagcagaaaatgccctcaaATTACGATAAAACTGAACTAGTCATCTGGCGCGGGAAATTTAAAACCTatcaataaaaaagaaatatcatTACCCAACCAGCTAAAGCAACCCAGGCTTTTTCTAAAGAACCTTTagaaatagatatatatatatatgattttttaaaaatcgaaCATATCTTAACATAGAAAATATGACATTCACAATAAGTATTTTACAAATGATAGAATAGGATCTCTTTATAATCCTCCTGATTGTATTATACTTTATATCATTTGTGTGTCTTGTCTTATTACTGAACAAACATTTATTCAGCCATTCACATCAACATTgctatttttaatgtgttgctTCCAGTCCACTCTCTTCTATTTTGTTTACCTTATTTATTCCTCATCTCTTCCCCAAAGCTGGGACTATAGACAGCTCAACCCAGTCTCTGTTGATATACAATAGTTGTCCACATCCAACAAGGTCCAAGGTAGTTCTAACGTGAGAAACTGAAAACAAATCAATCAAcccaaaagcaactttttcaTCTAGTGTAAAAAAGAATGTTAGATGTTCAGGGTTGAATTACACTGCTATGTGAAGTCTTAGCTTGTTTCCTGAGGGTGAATGTCTCAAAGGAATTCAGGGATGAAATTTCAAGCAGTGAACTCACATAGGGACAGTTGTGTAATGAATTTTACTTATAGTTGCATCTTATgtggatattattattaataataatcataataaataataattaattaattattaatccTGGGTGTTTCCAAGAAGGGCTGGAGTATGCTTCTGTCTGCAACTCCAAAGTTTCTTCCAATCAATGTAGAAAATGCTGATGGTTTCTGcattgaaatgtacttgctattgattgAGATGGATCAGTAGACTGACTCAGCATAAGACATCCATATGTTGAATCATGTACCAGTGGTGCAAACTAGAATTACCATGTGCCCTGTATTGTAAGGAAAGTCACTTATTTAAGGGTAAGAACCATGTCCCATATGATCATTAAAGGGGAACtatgtcagtgtggtgtaatagtttgagcactagatagggttgccttaggatcgccattaAGTCGTAAACTACTTGAAGGGACAGAACAACAGCAATCTTACTCCAGTTATTCTGAAAACATGGCAGTCCTAAATTGCAAAACTTAAATCAGAGGTGAGCAAAGTCGATCCATGGAACCACAAACAGCCCAAAAAGAGGAATTATTTCTCTTCATAGCCCCTAGGAGTAGCCACCTCTGATTAACTGAttaacacttaaaaaaaacttctggcaacttccagttttgtttcttttggaaGGAGATATTTGGCAATCCAGATAACACCTGGAGGATCCCAGGGCTAGCCTAACCCTAACCCGCCTAAGCGACTGAATATGTTCCTATACGTTCTCCGTTTCTTCTGCAGATATTGATGAATGTGTGCTTTCACTTCATGACTGCACTACAGGGACGATGTGTATTAATACAGGAGGAGGCTTTCAATGTGTTAATTCAGAGTGTCCCAAACCTAGTGGAAATGTCAGCTATGTGAAAACATCACCATTGTAAGTATAAACAGAAGTCTGATATTTTTATGCTCCAAACACGCACTATAATGCATGACTATAATGTTCAGTTTTCTTTAAAGTATGGCTTCCAGGGGTACAAACCAgtgcttgaaaaggttacttttggggactgcaACTCTTCACCCAGCCTCTGTATTTAGCAGTGCATTTAACATTAGTTTGCTCTGCACATATTACCATGGTATAATCTTTATGTCTAATTTGGTTGATTTCTACATATATCAAATTGTTGCTAAACGCGCAAGCATTTTCAggtctgattttttttcatggtTAAAGTTGCTGGTTGAGCAGCCATATGGAAATGCAACCTAGTCACAAATCTCTTAAAGAAATGCCCAAAATCTCAATCTCATCTAGATGTATTCCATGGGAAAGTTATAGTTGCCAAGGTGTGCCTGTCATTTTCACTCACATAGCTGAGTCCATAACTAGGTATgtcttgtggcaccttgaagATTTAtgagttttatttggcataaatcTTTGTGGAATCCTGCCCACTTCATGACAAGCCCCACGAGTcgcagtccatgaaagcttatgccaagtCAAACATTTTAGTCTTTAAGGTATTAGAGGAGAGTAACACAACTCTCCTTCTTGAAATCATGCCATTAACATGTACAATGTTGAAATTTAGTTATGAATTCCAACCTGATTGTTGTCCCACAAAAttgtatgcatttaaaaaaaaacaatgactGCCAAAAGTAACCAGTAAGTtggtaaaataaaaatcagacaaaagaaaaaagagtttatctttaaaagaaaactattggtGAAATTTTAACAAAATGAGGAATGCTGTTTTCATAGATCTGATTGGGTCTAAAAACCCACCTCACATATTTCACCACGTTCTTACCATCAGACACAgtccctgttttgttttattctatttgcTAGCTTACATTGCAAACAGCAACACAGCATTAGCTGAATGAGAATTGGTTGTCATACTCTTCTAAAATAAAGTATATGGCTTCAAATCACctgcccagaatttcataggattccTAAATTTGCAGAATTAAAAGAGGTTTTAATTCACAAATTCTCCTGGTGGAATTGCTCTtacaaataagaataaaaatagatAGCATCACAATCCCACTACTGAAGACTCAAAAATATTACCATTAGTTGTCAACATCTCAAAAGCATTTAGCATGAATATTTTCCTTTCAGTAAATAAGATTATACATAATATATTCTTGGATATGAGACCAATGTTAATGTTCCATATTTACCCATCATAGCAGAGTGGTAGAAATACCACTGTGAGAGTTTAACATCCTGGACACAACCCAACTAAAAAGCGAAACAGCTTTGAATTTAACACTTCCCACTGACTTCACAGTAGGTGTTAACCAGGTGCTTCAACTTGGTCTATAAAATCAGTGGCACTTAACATTACCTAATATTGAATAATTGAATACcacactgttgtgtgccttcaagtcatttcagtcttgtggcaaccctaaggcaaccctattatggggtttacttggcaaattttgttcagagggagtttgctattgccttccccagatgctgagagagtctgacttgcctaaaattacccagtgggtttcatatgcTATCATAGTCCAACTAcatggggtttagttccagggctccctgtggataccaaaatctgtggatgctcaagtccaattaaataaaatggtgtagtgGCTCTCCCTCgtctaaaatagcaaaatcaaaggtgttttttttaatttttgatttttgtatgtattttcaagccatgggtggctggatccatggataaggaatctgtggatgtggagagccaactgtacatatAGAGGTCCATACACTCCCCATctttgcaaaaaaaagaaaaagaaaaaaaaagtgctgCTTTTCTTAAagaagtgaaaaaaagaaaaaagaaaagaaaatgtgataaATCTTTGCAGGCGTTTAAATTTTCttgtttcccctttccttcctagTCAATGTGAACGGAACCCATGTCCAATGGACAGCAGATCATGCCATTATGCTCCAAAGACCATCTCcttccattaccttcctctgccCTCCAACCTCGTCACTCCCACTCCACTCTTCCGCATGGCCACTGCTTCGGCTCCCGGACGGCCTGGTCCTGACAGCTTGCGGTTTGGCATTGTGGGAGGAAACAGCCGAGGACATTTTGTGATGCAGCGCTCTGACCGGCAGACAGGTGAACTCATCCTGGTGCAAAGCCTGCAAGGACCTCAAACCATCCAATTGGAAGTGGACATGTCAGAATACCTAGGCCGCTCCTTTCAAGCTAAGCATGTTTCAAAGATCACCGTCTTTGTGTCAGCTTATGAATTTTAAAGGCAGCCAGTTATACAAGGGAGGAAATAATTCACAGACTGCTTTTGTTCATcaggaagctgtttgttttggttAACCATTGGGTCCAGTGAGCTGTACCATAATCTCTGGGACTGGCATCAGGTGTGGGTACTATTTGCCTGAGTTAATAGAAACTACTTCTTCCTGACATTGCTAGGATGATGACTTTATAGCCTTTGTATATCTGTTCTGACATATCTTCAgatcttggagaagttacttcttTTTTTACTATAGCtggcagaacacacacacacacacaggcaataTGGCCAATgatgaaattacttttttggctgggggattctggcaattgtactccaaaaaagtaattttcccaggaCCTGAACTAGCTGCCATATTGCATtccagggaggaagaaagggaaacatAATGTAATCTAGTACTGACTACTATTGTAGTTCCCCCCATTCTATTGCAGTGCTGCCCACTTATCTTCAAACTGGCCAACCCAGTATCCTGACAAACATGCAAACAGCCTGTTCTTAACTTATGTTTTGTTCTCACAACTCGGGCAAAAAGTCAAATGTATAGGAATGTATGATCTTTCTCTCTGAGACAATGTATATAAGCAACGGCATCACACTCTATTATAGGAGATTTTATTCTGCTACTATTTTGACATGTGTATTACGCtaggtagagccagtgtggcataatgatttgggcattggactaggactctagagaccaaggttcaaatccctgatgagccatggaaacccactgggtgaccatgggcaagtcatgctctctcagtctcagaggaaggcaaagtcaaacctcctctgaaataatcctgccaaaaaaaaccaGATCAGTTCACCCTAGGATtgctttaagtcagaaacaacctgaagacacatgacaacagcaacataatGCTAAGTGTTGCTGTGAGACAGAAATCagagtgaccctatgaatgagagcctgGTATGACTTgctgtcatcaactgccctgctcaagttTTGCACGCTCAGGGTGGCGACTTCCTTGATTCAGTCAACACATTCTGGTGCTACCTTTCTGTGGTAATGGTGGGACTATATAGTCCAGTGAGGTAAGAGGCAATGCATGCAGCAGCATTACTACCAATAAGGTCTTACTGTACATAAATGCTTTCCCAGCCCACcataacagccagcagctgcatcgAGCAAAGGTATTCTGTTCAGCTGCTGGTTGGGGTGCTAAGACTATGACACTTCCAGCTCTTTCCCACCAGTGAGTGAAgttgtgacagtcagaagcaagATATCTGTTGCAATTCTTTGTTGCAGCCTCACTGACCAATATTTGCCCAGTGCGGCTACCAATGGTGTCCCTAGGGGTGTGCAGTGATGcggcccacactgggtgacactccagaaggggGGTGATACCCAATCAGACTTCTGTGTGCCTTCTCCCATGCCATTCCATTCCCCACATGTTTTCTCCCCATGCCGCTTCATCCCTTCATGCcgtcctgtccttttcctcatAACAAAAAGGATAGGCTAGCACAGGGAGAGGGAACGTGTGccattcccagaagtcccatttGGAAACCCCACCACaatttgcatccccccccccccccagaatccccaaccagtaTACTGGGTGATACCTGGTGCGGAAACACCACTGGTGGCAACTGGCAGCAAAGGTGGACTGAGGTTGTCAAGGCAGGAGACATTACTTAATT is a window from the Sceloporus undulatus isolate JIND9_A2432 ecotype Alabama chromosome 1, SceUnd_v1.1, whole genome shotgun sequence genome containing:
- the FBLN7 gene encoding fibulin-7, giving the protein MVSGLQYSLFLFFCLTSCQESPASQSCMNKQQLLATIRQMQQILKGQETRFVEGIRLMKHRLTTLQNTVIKTAPEPQTVFCPALEVPLNGKRFGTKNMVDHEVHFTCDSGFQLTGSSSRVCQPNGTWTGEITQCKDISECAHHLCQNGGTCVDGGEQYRCICPKEWTGPNCQYQTQTVPPTWSVTNDPAFSRKPRCAKSEQMQHCSCEAGFHMSGTSENSICQDVNECKVYKLEGAPRLCMHTCINIPGSYRCSCPNGYRLFGDGKSCEDIDECVLSLHDCTTGTMCINTGGGFQCVNSECPKPSGNVSYVKTSPFQCERNPCPMDSRSCHYAPKTISFHYLPLPSNLVTPTPLFRMATASAPGRPGPDSLRFGIVGGNSRGHFVMQRSDRQTGELILVQSLQGPQTIQLEVDMSEYLGRSFQAKHVSKITVFVSAYEF